Proteins encoded by one window of Candidatus Neomarinimicrobiota bacterium:
- a CDS encoding methionine adenosyltransferase (catalyzes the formation of S-adenosylmethionine from methionine and ATP; methionine adenosyltransferase), which translates to MSYLFSSESVTEGHPDKIADQISDAILDAILEKDPQGRVACETFVTTGLVMVGGEITTSAYVDIQRIARGTIKRIGYTDSAIGFDYNTCAVLVSI; encoded by the coding sequence ATGTCATATTTGTTTTCATCAGAATCGGTAACAGAAGGTCATCCTGATAAAATTGCGGATCAGATATCAGATGCGATTCTTGATGCCATATTAGAAAAAGATCCCCAGGGTCGAGTAGCCTGTGAGACCTTTGTTACCACGGGCTTGGTCATGGTGGGTGGCGAGATCACGACCTCAGCCTATGTAGATATACAGCGTATCGCCCGGGGTACCATAAAACGAATTGGTTACACCGATTCCGCCATCGGGTTTGATTATAATACCTGTGCGGTTCTGGTAAGTATTG